The proteins below come from a single Kosakonia sp. SMBL-WEM22 genomic window:
- a CDS encoding acetyltransferase: MMTLKYPEPTIHEHSGSALFTLSPQGEPGVLPATHQHLMRLRAMLRQRLTGPVRMTCHPHRVGLSSSVAIYLEGKLKQAVNILITVTGQTSWPQEDEYAHPRWYITVPDSADLVYLMLWINGLDV, from the coding sequence ATGATGACACTGAAGTACCCTGAACCCACTATTCATGAGCACAGTGGCTCAGCCCTGTTCACCCTGTCGCCTCAGGGAGAGCCCGGCGTGCTCCCGGCGACCCATCAGCACCTTATGAGGCTGCGGGCAATGCTCAGACAGCGACTGACCGGGCCGGTCAGAATGACCTGTCACCCCCACCGGGTGGGGCTCAGCAGCAGCGTGGCCATCTATCTTGAGGGAAAGCTGAAGCAGGCGGTGAACATCCTTATCACCGTGACGGGACAGACGAGCTGGCCACAGGAAGACGAGTACGCACACCCGCGCTGGTATATCACGGTGCCAGATTCGGCTGACCTGGTATATCTTATGCTGTGGATTAACGGGCTGGACGTTTAA
- a CDS encoding DNA adenine methylase — MTFRYIGSKSRLIDKIASHIGPPREGAFFVDAFCGTGAVAEAAAEHGWNVRINDSLHSAVISAGARLISHDQVTFKKLGGYSGAVSKLNAVKPLHDFMWRTYSPASIDTCGIERRYFTEENAAQIDAMRCLIAEWKGAGYIDEIEERLLIADLFSALNRVANIAGTFGCFLSKWTSQSQNKIAMRCRDLKETGVCVEATVGDVFDVPNVAHDLVYLDPPYTKRQYASYYHILETVALGDEPVVEGVAGLRPWKALASDFCYKSRALKTLSRLVHGLKAQRVLLSYSSEGHICMQDMKAELSKIGSSTMYPLGAIGRYRPNKAASSSASDVNEFLVVVKRSMAQLPQAQSKTVKVIKPVLVRSYA; from the coding sequence ATGACTTTTCGCTATATTGGCTCCAAATCTAGACTCATCGACAAGATAGCATCCCACATTGGGCCGCCTAGAGAGGGCGCGTTTTTTGTTGATGCTTTTTGTGGAACTGGAGCTGTAGCTGAGGCTGCTGCGGAGCATGGTTGGAATGTGCGGATTAATGATAGCTTGCACTCAGCTGTTATCTCTGCTGGAGCACGTCTTATCAGCCATGATCAGGTGACCTTCAAAAAACTTGGTGGGTACTCTGGTGCTGTTAGCAAGCTAAACGCAGTTAAGCCATTGCATGATTTTATGTGGCGCACTTATAGCCCCGCTTCGATCGATACGTGTGGAATTGAGCGTAGGTACTTCACCGAAGAAAATGCAGCTCAGATAGACGCTATGCGCTGCTTGATTGCTGAGTGGAAAGGTGCCGGATATATTGACGAAATTGAGGAGAGGCTATTGATTGCCGATCTCTTTAGTGCACTGAACCGCGTTGCCAACATTGCGGGCACTTTTGGCTGCTTCCTCTCCAAATGGACAAGCCAATCTCAAAACAAGATTGCCATGCGCTGCCGTGATCTCAAAGAAACTGGCGTATGCGTTGAGGCTACCGTGGGTGATGTGTTCGACGTTCCGAATGTTGCACACGACCTTGTGTATCTGGACCCCCCATACACCAAGCGTCAATACGCGAGCTATTACCACATCCTTGAAACGGTGGCTCTTGGCGATGAGCCTGTGGTGGAGGGGGTCGCGGGACTTCGTCCATGGAAGGCCTTGGCTTCTGACTTTTGCTACAAGAGTCGTGCTCTTAAAACACTCTCGCGTCTGGTGCATGGCTTGAAGGCTCAAAGGGTACTGCTCTCGTACAGTAGTGAAGGGCACATCTGCATGCAGGACATGAAGGCTGAGCTTTCTAAGATCGGCTCGTCCACAATGTACCCTTTGGGCGCCATTGGTCGATACCGGCCAAACAAGGCAGCCAGTAGCTCGGCGTCCGATGTGAATGAGTTTTTGGTGGTCGTGAAACGGTCTATGGCACAGCTTCCCCAAGCCCAGTCAAAAACAGTTAAAGTCATCAAACCCGTTCTCGTGAGGAGCTATGCATGA
- a CDS encoding N-6 DNA methylase encodes MSAPRPVESEYLAPAEAALTQAVGWDYSLTSFELRLQVLEAASARFGGFDLKAFHEAFGVKSKRAASELLELAVPVASAIERSPIHPALALSVLAREVLHEQDRKSTGAYHTDFRLATRLAKLAAPKLSHKSKVIDPACGAGILLAALTHAVCGMDRAKTAHWLAHGVCAADLSGNSLRAALLALASFTDDVSALKAMRARWYCGDSLMADRKVWTAMVPEGFDAVIGNPPWEKVKLSRHEFLKSSGTKRHYGAQIHGLDEDLFAQQRDEVANYSRRLLARYPDLGNGEPDLYIAFTDLFFELCKKQGVVVALIPGGLIRSQGTRAMRQKIFDASQSVSMSIIDNRARFFTIDTRFKFLAVALTKAGSEKSKREPITLMHERGTPTGLEITGTATIGRAALAGVRGDLSLPEVRNVSEWKLFSKIGEAGVSWEEPGYGWTPKFCREVDMTKERPKFLGRATPGALPLVEGRMVQAHRFGVKGHVSGTGRRALWEAYAIGNSRLAPQFWIRPSDMPSANQHRADVLRVGFCDIAGQTNERSLMASLIPAGVVCGNKVPTILFPEDPSEERLLVWVSIANSFAFDWMLRRVLTTTVNYFLLQSVPMPKLAKDGLPWKRLVSAARELRTLDSAGATRETYERMAQLRGEIDAEVAVAYGLDLKDMELVLQDFPLLDRGQVGLPGEAKSTITRDNVLAVMAKRTGSLPTVWSHRAMQAHALGAIAYVPSELSLGGEEIEEGSKIHG; translated from the coding sequence ATGAGTGCTCCTCGGCCTGTTGAATCAGAGTACCTAGCCCCAGCAGAAGCGGCACTCACTCAGGCTGTGGGATGGGACTATAGCCTAACCAGCTTTGAGCTTCGGCTTCAAGTTTTGGAGGCAGCGTCAGCGCGTTTTGGCGGGTTTGACCTAAAGGCGTTTCATGAGGCTTTTGGAGTCAAGAGCAAGCGCGCAGCATCAGAGCTTTTGGAGCTTGCGGTACCTGTAGCAAGTGCCATCGAGCGTTCACCTATTCACCCTGCTTTGGCACTGAGTGTCTTGGCGCGTGAGGTCTTGCATGAGCAGGATCGAAAAAGCACGGGAGCCTACCATACGGATTTTCGCCTGGCTACACGACTGGCGAAGCTCGCAGCCCCCAAGCTCTCACACAAGAGCAAGGTGATTGATCCTGCCTGCGGCGCAGGAATTTTGCTAGCAGCGCTGACTCACGCAGTGTGTGGTATGGATAGAGCCAAGACGGCGCATTGGTTGGCTCACGGTGTGTGTGCAGCGGATCTTTCTGGCAACTCTTTGCGTGCGGCACTGCTTGCGCTTGCTTCGTTCACTGATGATGTATCGGCTCTTAAGGCTATGCGTGCCCGTTGGTACTGTGGCGATAGCTTGATGGCAGATCGCAAGGTTTGGACTGCCATGGTCCCTGAGGGGTTTGATGCGGTGATCGGCAACCCACCATGGGAAAAGGTCAAGCTCTCTCGGCACGAATTCTTGAAGTCCTCAGGCACCAAGCGCCACTACGGGGCCCAAATTCATGGGCTTGATGAGGATCTGTTTGCCCAGCAGCGCGATGAGGTAGCGAACTACTCTCGTCGCCTGTTGGCTCGCTATCCCGATTTGGGTAATGGAGAGCCAGACCTATACATTGCTTTCACGGACCTCTTTTTTGAACTTTGCAAAAAGCAGGGTGTGGTGGTTGCACTAATTCCGGGTGGGCTCATTCGCTCGCAAGGTACCCGCGCCATGCGGCAGAAAATCTTTGATGCGAGCCAAAGCGTGTCCATGTCTATCATCGATAACCGTGCACGGTTCTTTACGATCGACACACGCTTTAAGTTCCTGGCCGTGGCTCTCACAAAGGCTGGCTCTGAAAAGAGCAAGCGTGAGCCCATCACTCTCATGCATGAGCGGGGCACCCCTACGGGATTGGAGATTACGGGAACTGCCACTATTGGGCGTGCAGCACTTGCGGGTGTTCGGGGAGATTTGAGCCTGCCCGAGGTTCGTAACGTGTCTGAGTGGAAGCTCTTCTCAAAGATCGGAGAAGCAGGTGTTTCGTGGGAAGAGCCTGGTTATGGCTGGACCCCGAAGTTTTGCCGTGAAGTTGATATGACCAAGGAGCGTCCTAAGTTCCTGGGGCGTGCCACGCCTGGCGCTTTGCCACTGGTGGAAGGTCGAATGGTGCAGGCGCATCGCTTTGGTGTAAAAGGGCACGTGTCAGGCACTGGTCGCCGTGCGTTGTGGGAGGCTTATGCCATCGGAAACTCACGCCTTGCCCCCCAGTTTTGGATTCGCCCCTCCGACATGCCCAGTGCTAACCAGCACCGTGCGGACGTGCTGCGTGTGGGCTTTTGCGACATTGCGGGTCAGACCAATGAGCGTTCGCTCATGGCCTCGTTAATTCCTGCTGGGGTGGTCTGTGGCAATAAGGTGCCCACGATCCTTTTTCCTGAGGACCCATCGGAAGAACGGCTGCTGGTGTGGGTGTCCATCGCTAATAGTTTTGCCTTTGACTGGATGCTTCGGCGTGTGCTCACTACGACGGTGAATTACTTCCTGCTGCAAAGCGTGCCCATGCCAAAACTCGCCAAAGATGGTTTGCCATGGAAGAGGCTGGTGAGTGCTGCACGCGAATTGCGCACACTTGACAGTGCGGGGGCTACTCGTGAAACCTACGAGCGCATGGCGCAGCTTCGTGGGGAGATTGATGCGGAAGTGGCCGTGGCCTATGGGCTCGATTTAAAGGACATGGAGTTAGTGCTCCAAGACTTCCCGCTTTTGGATCGGGGCCAAGTGGGCTTGCCAGGTGAGGCCAAGTCCACAATTACCCGAGATAATGTTTTGGCTGTAATGGCAAAACGCACAGGAAGTCTGCCTACAGTTTGGTCGCACCGTGCGATGCAGGCACACGCGCTGGGGGCGATTGCTTATGTGCCCTCTGAGCTCTCCCTAGGGGGCGAAGAAATAGAAGAAGGATCCAAAATTCATGGCTAA
- a CDS encoding AAA family ATPase has protein sequence MVSENCKQVLKLLARSRNVLVSGAPGTGKSKLLAEVALAFETAFGLAPAGGPPQLNPMGGIPIPPAAGAVKDIPAPTRMDRKVFRTVFHQNSKYRDFLSGITPAVNKTAGDPDFTIVKGTLYRASEHAKGANGAALLIIDEINRGPAVQVFGGAIVAIESDKRLASDGAKLAETQFFEMLDPFSGDVIEYALPHDLYILAAMNQADASVEPLDVAFLRRWEPMRLEPDEAALRTFYGLSAKGVNALPDVPASVNDALEASVSAWIAVNAQIALGRGPEFQIGHGVLMSDVKPQTLGLNEALGTLCVGWAKVRAHVEEVFFGDTRGIAAALNALDGPAFNPFKLTETTFADDLRFRFEGPTNFAENNIYAALRAFANPRG, from the coding sequence ATGGTAAGTGAAAACTGCAAACAGGTGTTAAAGCTACTCGCACGTTCGCGCAACGTGCTGGTGTCTGGTGCACCTGGCACGGGCAAGTCCAAGCTCTTGGCCGAAGTTGCTTTGGCCTTTGAAACAGCCTTTGGTCTTGCTCCTGCAGGTGGCCCGCCGCAGCTCAATCCCATGGGCGGCATTCCTATTCCCCCTGCTGCTGGGGCTGTTAAAGACATTCCTGCACCCACCAGGATGGACCGAAAAGTCTTTCGGACGGTCTTCCACCAAAACTCCAAGTACCGCGATTTCTTATCGGGCATCACGCCTGCGGTCAACAAGACAGCAGGAGACCCAGACTTCACCATCGTGAAGGGGACTCTGTACCGTGCCAGTGAGCATGCGAAGGGTGCCAATGGGGCTGCACTGTTGATCATTGATGAGATCAACCGAGGTCCTGCGGTGCAGGTGTTCGGTGGTGCCATTGTGGCCATTGAGTCCGATAAACGCTTGGCCTCTGATGGGGCCAAACTTGCTGAAACGCAGTTCTTTGAAATGCTCGATCCCTTCTCTGGTGATGTGATCGAATACGCACTGCCCCATGACCTCTATATCTTGGCTGCGATGAATCAGGCCGATGCGTCTGTAGAGCCCTTGGATGTCGCGTTCTTGCGTCGTTGGGAACCTATGCGCCTAGAGCCCGATGAAGCGGCTTTGCGGACGTTTTACGGTTTGAGTGCCAAGGGTGTCAATGCATTACCTGATGTACCTGCCAGCGTGAACGATGCCTTGGAGGCTTCGGTGAGTGCCTGGATTGCTGTAAACGCGCAAATTGCTCTGGGCCGTGGTCCCGAGTTTCAGATCGGGCATGGTGTACTGATGTCGGATGTGAAGCCGCAAACATTGGGCCTTAATGAAGCTTTGGGCACGCTCTGTGTAGGGTGGGCGAAGGTGCGGGCACACGTAGAAGAGGTATTCTTCGGGGACACACGAGGAATTGCAGCGGCTCTTAATGCGCTCGATGGGCCAGCCTTTAATCCGTTCAAGCTCACCGAGACAACTTTTGCGGATGATTTACGCTTTCGTTTTGAAGGGCCCACGAATTTTGCTGAGAACAATATCTACGCGGCTCTCAGGGCATTTGCCAATCCGAGGGGGTAG
- a CDS encoding restriction endonuclease yields MVNPRTRLSLVEYGTPVDLSRAIAEAIGVDRTKANSLLLEAGNRAASSLRLSYNPISVDAKGTRAIDFAGLIRLAPSLELEVAPKFLGLDDTDAAWREDFFFLSTLSRHGRLLASERLSASGGTPRDLSTLVARSITSMYEARKRRPLRSYRSVREADFFIDGDPDPVDLIFPSPDGFEQELIRFDRKNGWNGDIVAAARELLPEVSDPSAASSLVRLIEDLSPQNVAANRRNPIPARHRAWKPLHELSIDVLGGLGLNYKQGQAHAPGYLVNTWRVWEDLLTVAARLGFGRSAVVPQQGYPLGTKIRMITGAVSKLSVYPDCVIELDGTRPRMLLDAKYKGHVEKGQLRISEADIYEALAFSKATGCNLVALAYPAQPSDAPQPVGTCTVFEKAVVDAVQIVGIQIESRLISRAGALRLFATNMAAGVTAAFV; encoded by the coding sequence GTGGTGAACCCCCGAACACGGCTGTCCCTAGTTGAGTACGGTACACCCGTTGACCTGAGCCGTGCGATTGCTGAAGCGATTGGGGTGGATCGCACGAAGGCCAACAGCCTTTTATTGGAGGCTGGGAACCGGGCTGCGTCGAGCTTGAGGCTTAGCTACAACCCTATCAGTGTGGATGCCAAGGGCACACGTGCCATCGATTTTGCGGGCCTCATTCGCCTGGCACCTTCACTGGAACTGGAAGTTGCTCCCAAGTTTTTGGGACTTGACGACACAGATGCAGCGTGGCGCGAAGATTTCTTTTTCCTCTCCACGCTTTCACGTCATGGGCGCCTCTTGGCTTCCGAACGCTTATCGGCATCAGGTGGTACCCCAAGGGATTTGTCTACGCTGGTAGCTCGTTCCATCACGAGCATGTACGAGGCCCGTAAACGTCGGCCACTGCGCAGCTATCGTAGTGTGCGTGAAGCAGACTTCTTCATCGATGGGGATCCTGATCCGGTGGATCTCATCTTTCCTTCACCTGATGGCTTTGAGCAAGAGCTCATTCGCTTTGATCGCAAGAACGGTTGGAACGGGGATATCGTGGCAGCGGCCAGGGAGTTACTCCCTGAAGTAAGTGACCCTTCAGCTGCAAGTTCGCTGGTGCGTTTGATTGAAGACCTTTCGCCTCAGAACGTTGCTGCTAACCGTCGAAACCCCATTCCTGCACGGCACCGAGCGTGGAAGCCACTGCATGAGCTGTCTATCGATGTGCTCGGAGGCCTGGGGCTTAACTACAAGCAGGGACAGGCCCATGCACCTGGTTACTTAGTGAATACCTGGCGCGTGTGGGAAGATCTGTTAACGGTGGCCGCACGATTGGGCTTTGGTCGCAGTGCTGTAGTGCCCCAACAGGGCTATCCCTTAGGCACTAAGATCAGGATGATTACCGGCGCTGTGAGCAAGCTTTCAGTGTACCCAGACTGTGTAATTGAGCTCGATGGAACAAGGCCCAGGATGCTGCTGGATGCCAAGTACAAGGGCCACGTGGAGAAGGGACAGCTTCGCATCAGTGAAGCTGACATCTACGAAGCCCTGGCCTTCTCCAAGGCTACTGGATGCAACCTAGTGGCACTAGCCTATCCTGCACAACCAAGCGATGCCCCGCAGCCCGTAGGGACGTGCACTGTCTTTGAAAAGGCTGTAGTGGATGCCGTGCAAATCGTGGGCATTCAGATTGAGAGCCGCCTGATTTCTAGGGCGGGAGCTCTCAGATTATTTGCCACAAACATGGCTGCTGGGGTTACAGCAGCCTTTGTGTGA
- a CDS encoding TIGR03757 family integrating conjugative element protein, with product MKLTPLVFLPALLPASVLAGTVVFTDSHHLPTNLPPGVPVVLLDGPDQLQADMFGELPADPQQAEAQVRQVMASPAWQQKQQLLNDSYRQVVRAWELGIKKVPAVVFDDRDVVYGTTDVAVATSLRNRGGGQ from the coding sequence ATGAAACTGACCCCTCTTGTTTTCCTGCCGGCTCTGCTGCCGGCATCCGTACTGGCCGGCACGGTTGTCTTCACTGACAGCCATCATTTGCCGACAAATCTGCCACCGGGTGTGCCGGTGGTGCTTCTCGATGGTCCTGACCAGCTGCAGGCCGACATGTTCGGGGAACTGCCTGCAGACCCGCAGCAGGCTGAGGCACAGGTCAGGCAGGTTATGGCGTCTCCTGCCTGGCAACAAAAACAGCAGCTGCTGAATGATTCCTATCGGCAGGTGGTCCGGGCCTGGGAACTGGGCATTAAAAAAGTGCCGGCGGTGGTGTTTGATGACCGCGATGTGGTGTACGGCACTACGGATGTGGCCGTGGCCACGTCCCTGCGTAACCGGGGAGGTGGTCAGTGA
- a CDS encoding TIGR03756 family integrating conjugative element protein: protein MTKPSRLRTTLCSLGVATVLGTATAPAAVAALNTAQIIASAVSQNCISWRVSGICYWLFCTPFGCKVRTSVKVTHFIPQTVVSTYVAPGGNPWQEMAFVSQSAGGLENAVTRGLSGVSAGGANPADMKNPGQRKSAVRFKYADAIGHPATSLIGGSIPGYSCDTAATPLMPYFLSTLDSAAWRTGVPESLYPEALVPGQREIGSQAAANMWGNVYPRSGFVSQTDDDKASAVVAQRVADIITRAGQPHVYQVLKGDRHDGYWPPGEATENTGTRNHKWQRLAPHMTQSCAVFPDGSHTAASDNNEAFALWQPYSCCKKRGQKFLGSTDI, encoded by the coding sequence ATGACAAAACCTTCCCGCCTCAGAACCACGCTGTGCTCGCTGGGTGTTGCGACTGTGCTGGGTACGGCAACCGCGCCGGCCGCTGTAGCGGCGCTCAATACTGCGCAGATTATTGCCAGTGCCGTGTCGCAAAACTGTATCAGCTGGCGTGTGAGCGGCATCTGTTACTGGCTGTTCTGCACCCCCTTTGGCTGCAAAGTGCGCACGTCGGTCAAGGTCACCCACTTCATCCCCCAGACAGTCGTTTCGACCTATGTCGCGCCGGGTGGCAACCCGTGGCAGGAAATGGCGTTTGTCAGCCAGAGTGCCGGTGGGCTGGAGAATGCGGTGACCCGCGGGCTTTCCGGTGTTTCTGCCGGAGGAGCTAATCCGGCCGACATGAAAAATCCCGGTCAGCGCAAGTCCGCTGTTCGTTTCAAGTATGCCGATGCGATTGGCCACCCGGCCACCTCCCTCATTGGCGGCAGTATTCCGGGCTATTCCTGTGATACCGCCGCCACGCCGTTAATGCCTTACTTCCTGAGTACGCTGGATTCGGCGGCCTGGCGCACGGGCGTGCCGGAGTCGCTCTATCCGGAAGCGCTTGTGCCCGGTCAGCGGGAAATTGGCAGTCAGGCCGCAGCGAATATGTGGGGCAACGTCTATCCCCGTTCGGGGTTTGTCAGCCAGACCGATGATGACAAAGCCTCTGCCGTGGTGGCGCAGCGCGTGGCAGACATTATCACCCGCGCCGGGCAGCCGCACGTGTATCAGGTGCTTAAAGGCGACCGCCATGACGGGTACTGGCCACCGGGCGAGGCCACGGAAAATACCGGCACACGCAATCACAAATGGCAGCGGCTGGCCCCCCACATGACACAGTCCTGTGCCGTTTTCCCGGACGGGAGCCACACCGCCGCGAGCGATAACAACGAAGCCTTTGCGCTCTGGCAGCCCTACAGCTGCTGCAAAAAGCGCGGGCAGAAATTTCTGGGCAGCACTGATATCTGA
- a CDS encoding integrating conjugative element protein — MRKTVKKSPSFSAVRVSLLLTGSLLTVLPAAHAADDDNTILGMSLPQVNNSAIGYGKSVDGAVSDKLFYTLGGGSVISQPATRGNMQKLGLNTGWSSDMMCGNFDLKTTVGNQLNGVTSGFKNLMGDVIQGATGAVASLPAMVIQRANPGLYDMLTNGVLQANVSFDKAQLNCQNMAKKMMDFSDSSNWTQQAMMDEYKSIVNSGDADAVRADDAGRNATGASGSNWIGGEKRGGAGQPAIRVTHDLIAAGYNMMNGLPVTANSTVGSSSCNGGACSKFGSAEEAAAMTVKVLGDKSMRTCANASECTSGDAGNQPGTTVAGTGFAPLLEDATKANAEQLVKLVNGTEKPTAENLAKLKTGGLPVTAGVIKALQRDPDNAALTARLAGELAMSDTVETALLMRRMMVTGMSEPNAAAQPKAIGAAGERIEALDREIAALKTEMEMKRELSRNSVLTIIERENQRVETNPQTQADDNTDSRFNQMATPKQAE, encoded by the coding sequence ATGAGGAAAACCGTGAAAAAATCACCTTCATTTTCAGCCGTTCGCGTAAGCCTGCTGCTGACCGGCTCCCTGCTGACGGTCCTTCCGGCGGCTCATGCGGCCGACGATGACAATACCATCCTCGGCATGTCCCTGCCGCAGGTGAACAACAGCGCCATCGGTTACGGCAAGTCCGTGGATGGGGCGGTGTCGGACAAGCTGTTCTACACCCTCGGCGGTGGGTCGGTCATTTCCCAGCCGGCCACGCGGGGCAATATGCAGAAGCTGGGGCTGAACACCGGCTGGAGCAGTGACATGATGTGCGGCAATTTTGACCTGAAAACCACCGTCGGCAACCAGCTCAACGGCGTCACATCCGGCTTTAAAAACCTGATGGGCGACGTGATTCAGGGGGCCACCGGTGCCGTGGCCAGTCTGCCGGCGATGGTCATTCAGCGGGCCAACCCCGGTCTGTATGACATGCTCACCAACGGGGTTCTTCAGGCCAATGTGTCATTCGACAAGGCGCAGCTCAACTGCCAGAACATGGCGAAAAAGATGATGGATTTCAGCGACAGCAGTAACTGGACGCAGCAGGCCATGATGGATGAGTACAAGTCCATCGTGAACAGCGGTGACGCTGATGCGGTCCGGGCCGATGATGCAGGCAGGAATGCCACCGGCGCGTCGGGCAGCAACTGGATCGGGGGAGAGAAACGCGGCGGCGCGGGCCAGCCTGCCATCCGTGTCACCCATGACCTGATCGCTGCCGGCTACAACATGATGAACGGTCTGCCGGTCACGGCTAACTCAACGGTGGGCAGCAGCAGTTGTAACGGCGGCGCGTGCTCTAAATTCGGCAGCGCGGAAGAGGCGGCAGCCATGACGGTGAAGGTGCTGGGCGACAAATCCATGCGCACCTGCGCCAACGCCAGCGAATGCACCAGTGGTGATGCCGGGAACCAGCCCGGGACGACCGTTGCCGGCACCGGCTTTGCGCCCCTGCTGGAAGACGCAACCAAAGCCAACGCGGAGCAGCTGGTGAAACTGGTCAACGGTACGGAGAAGCCCACGGCGGAGAATCTGGCGAAGCTGAAGACCGGCGGGCTGCCGGTGACGGCCGGCGTGATTAAAGCCCTGCAGCGTGATCCGGATAATGCGGCCCTGACCGCCCGCCTTGCCGGCGAGCTGGCGATGTCCGACACGGTGGAAACGGCCCTGCTGATGCGCCGCATGATGGTCACCGGTATGTCAGAGCCCAATGCCGCCGCTCAGCCAAAGGCAATCGGAGCTGCCGGTGAGCGCATTGAGGCACTAGACCGTGAAATCGCGGCGCTCAAAACCGAGATGGAAATGAAACGCGAGCTGTCCCGCAACTCGGTGCTGACCATTATCGAGCGCGAAAACCAGCGTGTTGAAACCAACCCGCAGACCCAGGCAGATGACAATACCGACAGCCGCTTCAATCAGATGGCCACGCCGAAACAGGCCGAATGA
- a CDS encoding conjugal transfer protein TraG N-terminal domain-containing protein: protein MTTNSYLEYFLTLLGWVINNGLWNVLLGTGLFVLPLAFKVVGIWLKVREEGEDEGNKGMLSLPRIENALYAGFLVMLACCVPLINVSLSTMQYDTTRAKTCGVWTPKAPDESGYAGVVSSLNDQTAAAPVWWVLIHKLSKGVTQAAVATIPCRPDMRQIRFEVQHTRIDNKALAQELQDFTNDCYSVALYLWKQQDQGQTKDKTTLRDIEWIGSSTFLSRYYPSLQSKLPRAAFPWADSRDSGRPNTGRGGYPTCSEWWSSADTGLKARVKDQADPDMWLRISAAMKMSGFNDSDYREAVIRRLVSPESLTVSQTGRVYAGYGGNADFTLDNAAARVASVAGASLGSLAAFPAFDAMRQALPMVQAILLMAVYVMLPLILAFAAYEFKTVITLTFVIFALNFLTFWWELARWLDSWLLTALYSSDTHSRFNMAGLQNSTDDLIMNLVMGTMFLVLPAVWLGALSWAGVNVGVAVSAAFQKGTETAQNTGGKLGEAAGNAVASKATKL, encoded by the coding sequence ATGACAACAAACAGCTATCTTGAGTATTTTCTCACGCTGCTCGGCTGGGTGATCAATAACGGTCTGTGGAACGTTCTGCTGGGCACCGGCCTTTTTGTTCTGCCGCTGGCATTTAAGGTGGTGGGTATCTGGCTGAAGGTCCGCGAAGAAGGAGAGGATGAAGGCAACAAGGGGATGCTGTCGCTGCCCCGTATTGAAAACGCGCTGTATGCCGGGTTCCTGGTGATGCTCGCCTGCTGTGTGCCGCTGATTAACGTCAGCCTCAGCACAATGCAGTACGACACGACCCGGGCCAAAACCTGTGGCGTCTGGACGCCAAAAGCGCCGGATGAAAGCGGTTATGCCGGCGTGGTCTCCAGTCTCAACGACCAGACGGCTGCGGCCCCGGTGTGGTGGGTGCTGATTCATAAACTCTCCAAAGGGGTTACCCAGGCGGCCGTGGCGACCATTCCCTGCCGGCCGGACATGCGGCAAATCCGCTTTGAGGTGCAGCACACGCGTATCGATAACAAAGCGCTGGCGCAGGAGCTGCAGGACTTCACCAACGACTGTTACTCCGTCGCGCTCTATCTGTGGAAGCAGCAGGACCAGGGGCAGACAAAGGACAAAACCACGCTGCGTGATATCGAATGGATCGGCAGCAGTACCTTCCTGAGCCGTTACTATCCGTCGCTGCAGTCGAAACTACCCCGGGCTGCGTTCCCATGGGCCGACAGCCGGGACAGCGGCCGGCCCAATACCGGGAGAGGAGGCTATCCCACCTGCAGCGAGTGGTGGAGCAGTGCGGATACCGGTCTGAAAGCCCGCGTGAAGGACCAGGCCGACCCCGATATGTGGCTTCGTATCTCGGCCGCCATGAAAATGTCAGGCTTTAATGACAGTGACTATCGGGAGGCCGTCATTCGTCGGTTGGTCAGCCCGGAAAGCCTGACAGTCTCACAGACCGGGCGCGTGTATGCCGGCTATGGCGGCAACGCCGATTTTACCCTTGATAATGCTGCGGCGCGTGTGGCGTCTGTTGCCGGGGCCTCTCTGGGCAGTCTGGCCGCATTCCCGGCGTTCGATGCGATGCGGCAGGCGCTGCCGATGGTGCAGGCCATCCTGCTGATGGCAGTCTACGTCATGTTACCGCTTATCCTGGCGTTTGCGGCCTATGAGTTCAAAACCGTTATTACGCTGACCTTTGTGATATTCGCCCTGAACTTCCTGACGTTCTGGTGGGAACTGGCGCGCTGGCTCGACAGCTGGTTACTGACCGCATTGTACAGTTCAGATACTCACAGCCGCTTTAATATGGCGGGACTGCAGAACAGTACCGATGACCTGATTATGAATCTGGTGATGGGCACTATGTTTCTGGTACTGCCTGCTGTATGGCTGGGGGCGCTTTCGTGGGCAGGGGTTAACGTGGGTGTTGCTGTAAGTGCTGCCTTTCAAAAAGGTACTGAAACTGCTCAAAATACAGGAGGTAAACTCGGAGAAGCCGCTGGCAATGCAGTCGCCAGTAAAGCAACCAAATTGTAG